A stretch of Suncus etruscus isolate mSunEtr1 chromosome 9, mSunEtr1.pri.cur, whole genome shotgun sequence DNA encodes these proteins:
- the GRK2 gene encoding beta-adrenergic receptor kinase 1: protein MADLEAVLADVSYLMAMEKSKATPAARASKKILLPEPSIRSVMQKYLEDRGEVTFEKIFSQKLGYLLFRDFCLKHLEEARPLVEFYEEIRKYEKLETEEERLTCSREIFDSYIMKELLACSHPFSKSAIEHVQGHLVKKQVPPDLFQPYIEEICQNLRGDVFQKFIESDRFTRFCQWKNVELNIHLTMNDFSVHRIIGRGGFGEVYGCRKADTGKMYAMKCLDKKRIKMKQGETLALNERIMLSLVSTGDCPFIVCMSYAFHTPDKLSFILDLMNGGDLHYHLSQHGVFSEAHMRFYAAEIILGLEHMHSRFVVYRDLKPANILLDEHGHVRISDLGLACDFSKKKPHASVGTHGYMAPEVLQKGVAYDSSADWFSLGCMLFKLLRGHSPFRQHKTKDKHEIDRMTLTMAVELPDSFSPELRSLLDGLLQRDVNRRLGCRGRGAQEVKESPFFHSLDWQMVFLQKYPPPLIPPRGEVNAADAFDIGSFDEEDTKGIKLLDSDQELYRNFPLTISERWQQEVAETVFDTINAETDRLEARKKTKNKQLGHEEDYALGKDCIMHGYMSKMGNPFLTQWQRRYFYLFPNRLEWRGEGEAPQSLLTMEEIQSVEETQIKERRCLLLKIRGGKQFVLQCDSDPELVQWKKELRDAYREAQQLVQRVPKMKNKPRSPVVELSKVPLVQRGSANGL from the exons TATTCGCAGTGTCATGCAGAAGTACCTGGAGGACCGGGGTGAGGTGACCTTTGAAAAGATCTTCTCACAGAAGCTGG GGTATCTGCTGTTCCGAGACTTCTGCCTGAAGCACCTAGAGGAAGCCCGGCCGTTGGTGGAGTTCTATGAGGAG ATCAGGAAGTACGAGAAGCTGGAGACGGAGGAGGAGCGCCTGACCTGTAGCCGGGAGATCTTCGACAGCTACATCATGAAGGAACTGCTAGCCTGCTCACAC CCCTTCTCCAAAAGCGCCATTGAACACGTGCAGGGCCACCTGGTGAAGAAGCAGGTGCCTCCGGACCTCTTCCAG CCGTACATCGAGGAGATCTGCCAGAACCTCCGTGGGGACGTGTTCCAGAAATTCATCGAGAG TGACCGATTCACACGTTTCTGCCAATGGAAGAATGTGGAGCTCAACATCCAC CTGACCATGAACGACTTCAGCGTCCACCGCATCATTGGGCGAGGGGGCTTCGGCGAGGTCTACGGGTGCCGGAAGGCTGACACGGGCAAGAT GTACGCCATGAAATGTCTGGACAAGAAGCGCATCAAGATGAAGCAGGGGGAGACATTGGCCTTGAACGAGCGCATCATGCTGTCCCTCGTCAGCACTGGG GACTGCCCGTTCATCGTCTGCATGTCCTATGCCTTCCACACACCCGACAAGCTCAGTTTCATCCTGGACCTCATGAACG GCGGGGACCTCCACTACCACCTGTCCCAGCACGGTGTCTTCTCCGAGGCCCACATGCGCTTCTACGCGGCCGAGATCATCCTGGGCCTGGAGCACATGCACAGCCGCTTTGTGGTCTACCGGGACCTCAAG CCAGCCAACATTCTCTTGGATGAACATGGCCACGTGCGCATCTCGGACCTGGGCCTGGCCTGCGACTTCTCCAAGAAGAAGCCCCATGCTAGCGT GGGCACCCACGGCTACATGGCTCCTGAGGTCCTGCAGAAGGGTGTGGCCTACGACAGCAGTGCGGACTGGTTCTCCCTGGGCTGCATGCTCTTCAAGTTGCTGCGGGG GCACAGTCCCTTCCGGCAGCACAAGACCAAAGACAAGCACGAGATTGATCGCATGACATTGACGATG GCAGTGGAGCTGCCTGACTCCTTCTCCCCCGAGCTTCGCTCCCTGCTGGACGGTTTGCTACAGAGGGATGTCAACCGCAGGCTGGGCTGCCGGGGCCGAGG GGCGCAGGAGGTGAAAGAAAGCCCCTTCTTCCACTCCCTGGACTGGCAGATGGTGTTCCTGCAGAAG TACCCACCCCCCCTCATCCCTCCACGAGGGGAGGTGAATGCAGCCGACGCCTTTGACATCGGCTCCTTCGACGAGGAGGACACCAAAGGCATTAAG TTGCTGGACAGCGACCAGGAGCTCTACCGCAACTTCCCCCTCACCATCTCGGAGCGGTGGCAGCAGGAGGTGGCAGAGACCGTGTTTGACACCATCAACGCCGAGACGGACCGGCTGGAAGCCcgcaagaaaaccaaaaacaagcagcTGGGCCATGAGGAAG ACTACGCGCTGGGCAAGGACTGCATCATGCATGGCTACATGTCCAAGATGGGGAACCCCTTCCTGACGCAGTGGCAGCGGCGCTACTTCTACCTGTTCCCCAACCGGCTGGAGTGGCGGGGCGAGGGCGAGGCCCCG CAGAGCCTGCTGACCATGGAGGAGATTCAGTCTGTGGAGGAGACGCAGATCAAGGAGCGGCGCTGTCTGCTGCTCAAGATCCGCGGCGGCAAACAGTTCGTCCTGCAATGCGAC AGCGACCCCGAGCTGGTGCAGTGGAAGAAGGAGCTGCGAGATGCTTACCGAGAGGCCCAGCAGCTGGTGCAGCGGGTGCCTAAGATGAAGAACAAGCCGCGCTCGCCCGTGGTGGAGCTCAGCAAGGTGCCCCTGGTCCAGCGGGGCAGTGCCAACGGCCTCTGA
- the ANKRD13D gene encoding ankyrin repeat domain-containing protein 13D: MAGPGPTFPLHRLVWANRHRELDAALHSRQHDVEQEDPRGRTPLELAVSLGNLESVRVLLRHRANVDRESRQGWAVLQEAVSTGDPEMVQLVLQHRDYQRATQRLSGIPELLSKLRQAPDFYVEMKWEFTSWVPLVSKMCPSDVYRVWKRGESLRVDTTLLGFEHMTWQRGRRSFIFRGQEEGALVMEVDHDQQVVHTEQLSLALHEPEALLAAMRPSAEHVASRLTSPIVSTHLDTRNVAFERNKCGIWGWRSEKMETVSGYEAKVYSATNVELVTRTRTEHLSDQDKSKSKGGKTPFQSFLGIAQQHSSHSGASVQQAASPTNPTAISPDEYFDPNFSLESRNIGRPIEMSRKVQRFKATLWLSEEHPLSLGDQVTPIIDLMAISNAHFAKLRDFITLRLPPGFPVKIEIPLFHVLNARITFSNLCGCDEPLSSVCTPAPSSGLTGHASPFPCEVDPAVFEVPEGYSVLGAERNEPLRDEDDDLLQFAIQQSLLDAGTEAEQVTVWEALTNTRPGTHPAPQPTVYEEQLQLERALQESLRMSTEPRAPGSPQRTPPPPDPPSFEEQLRLALELSSREQEERERRGQQEEEDLQRILRLSLTEH, encoded by the exons ATGGCCGGCCCGGGCCCCACCTTCCCGCTGCACCGGCTGGTCTGGGCGAACCGGCACCGCGAGCTGGACGCCGCGCTGCACAGCCGCCAG CACGACGTGGAGCAGGAGGACCCGCGCGGCCGCACGCCCCTGGAGCTGGCCGTGTCGCTGGGCAACCTGGAGTCGGTGCGCGTCCTGCTCCGCCACCGCGCCAACGTGGACCGCGAGAGCCGCCAGGGCTGGGCAG TCCTGCAGGAGGCCGTGAGCACCGGGGACCCCGAGATGGTGCAGCTGGTGCTGCAGCACCGGGACTACCAGCGGGCCACGCAGAGGCTGTCCGGCATCCCCGAGCTGCTCAGCAAGCTCCGCCAG GCTCCCGATTTCTACGTGGAGATGAAGTGGGAATTTACCAGCTGGG TGCCCCTGGTGTCCAAGATGTGCCCGAGCGACGTGTACCGGGTGTGGAAGCGGGGTGAGAGCCTGCGGGTGGACACCACCCTGCTGGGCTTCGAGCACATGACCTGGCAGCGTGGCCGCAGGAGTTTCATCTTCAGAGGCCAAG AGGAGGGCGCCCTGGTGATGGAGGTGGACCACGACCAGCAGGTAGTGCACACGGAGCAGCTGTCCCTGGCGCTGCATGAGCCCGAGGCGCTGCTGGCTGCAATGAGACCCAGCGCCGAGCATGTGGCCAGCCGCCTGACGTCACCCATCGTGTCCACCCACCTGGACACCCGCAACGTGGCCTTCGAGAG GAACAAATGTGGTATCTGGGGATGGCGGTCAGAGAAGATGGAGACAGTCAGTGGCTACGAGGCCAAG GTCTACAGTGCCACCAACGTGGAGCTGGTGACACGCACACGCACGGAGCACCTCTCTGACCAAGACAAGTCGAAGAGCAAAG GGGGCAAGACTCCCTTCCAGTCCTTCCTCGGCATCGCCCAGCAACATTCCTCCCACAGTGGG GCCTCTGTGCAGCAGGCAGCCAGCCCCACCAACCCCACGGCCATTTCCCCGGATGAGTACTTCGACCCCAACTTCAGCCTGGAGTCCCGCAATATCGGCCGCCCCATCGAGATGTCCCGCAAAGTGCAGAG GTTCAAGGCCACGCTGTGGTTGAGCGAGGAGCACCCACTGTCCCTGGGGGACCAGGTGACACCCATCATTGACCTCATGGCCATCAGCAACGCACACTTCGCCAAGCTGCGGGACTTCATCACGCTGCGCCTCCCACCCGGCTTCCCGGTCAAGATAG AGATCCCCCTTTTCCACGTGCTCAATGCCCGTATCACCTTCAGCAACCTGTGTGGCTGCGATGAGCCACTGAGCTCCGTGTGCACTCCGGCGCCCAGCTCTGGGCTCACAG GCCAtgcgagccccttcccctgcgaggTGGACCCCGCCGTGTTTGAGGTGCCGGAGGGCTACAGCGTGCTGGGTGCCGAGCGCAATGAGCCGCTGCGGGACGAGGACGACGACCTGCTGCAGTTCGCTATTCAGCAGAGCCTACTGGACGCAGGCACCGAGGCCGAGCAG GTGACAGTATGGGAGGCGCTGACTAACACCCGGCCGGGCACCCACCCTGCACCCCAGCCCACTGTGTATGAGGAGCAGCTGCAGCTGGAGCG GGCCCTCCAGGAAAGCCTACGGATGTCCACGGAGCCCAGGGCCCCCGGCTCCCCGCAGAGGACACCCCCGCCTCCAGACCCCCCAAGCTTCGAAGAGCAGCTTCGCCTGGCCCTGGAGCTGTCTTCCCGGGAGCAGGAGGAGCGGGAGCGGCGCGGGCAGCAGGAGGAAGAGGACTTGCAGCGGATCCTTCGGCTTTCGCTCACAGAGCACTGA
- the SSH3 gene encoding protein phosphatase Slingshot homolog 3, producing the protein MALVTVSRSPPASGRCSPVGPPSQAARRTSRLQRRQSFAVLRGAVLRLHDHDGGDDDDGDGEAPEAGPESPEEPRGEEQPLTHQADPGDQVDSGHCDQSAQKQEQSHHLQLMVGLLRPQDDIRLAAQLEAARPPRIRYLLVVSTQDVPGQDETLLLGVDFPHGSSLSCTLGLVLPLWSDTQVYLDGDGGFSVTSGGQSRIFKPISIQTMWATLQVLHQACEAALGSGLVPGGSALSWASHYQDRLNSDQNCLNEWAAMADLESLRPPSTGPGGASEQEQMEQEIRAELWEVLESSDLESVTSKEIRQALESRLGCPLQQYRDFIDNQMLLLMAQQDRASLIFPHLYLGSEWNAANLEELQRNRVSHILNMAREIDNFYPERFTYHNVRLWDEESAQLLPHWKETHRFVEAARAQGTRVLVHCKMGVSRSAATVMAYAMKQYGWGLERALRHVQELRPVARPNPGFLRQLQTYQGILTASRQSQVWEQKVSVGSPEQPLEPVVSTPLPPLLAESGSCGEMEVARPEEEVDAPREEPGTRPRINLRGVMRSISLLEPPGELDNAPMAEDLPEVFSSGEAPNGNPALSEASRGGRQRKGQWPARMSRQSVVALNNAALVASRSRAFEGQEQETGLGARRARKVVRQASVGGSEEEGEA; encoded by the exons ATGGCGCTGGTCACCGTGAGCCGCTCGCCCCCGGCCAGCGGCCGCTGCTCGCCCGTGGGGCCCCCG AGCCAGGCCGCCAGGAGGACCAGCCGACTCCAGCGCAG GCAGAGCTTCGCCGTACTCCGCGGGGCCGTCCTGAGACTGCATGACCACGATGGAGGGGACGACGATGATGGAGATGGGGAGGCCCCAGAGGCCGGCCCTGAGTCTCCCGAGGAGCCCCGGGGCGAGGAGCAGCCCCTCACGCACCAGGCTGACCCTGGGGACCAGGTGGACTCTGGGCACTGCGACCAGAGTGCCCAGAAGCAGGAGCAAAGCCACCACCTGCAGCTCATGGTGGGGCTGCTCAGGCCGCAGGACGACATCAGACTG GCTGCCCAACTGGAGGCGGCACGGCCCCCCCGGATCCGCTACCTGCTGGTGGTCTCCACGCAAGACGTCCCAGGCCAAGATGAGACGCTCCTCCTCGGAGTAGACTTCCCCCATGGCAG CTCCCTCAGCTGCACCCTGGGCCTGGTCTTACCTCTCTGGAGTGATACCCAGGTGTACCTGGATGGAGATGG AGGCTTCAGCGTGACGTCTGGCGGGCAGAGCCGGATCTTCAAGCCTATCTCCATCCAGACCATGTG GGCCACGCTGCAGGTGCTGCACCAGGCCTGTGAGGCGGCGCTAGGCAGTGGGCTGGTGCCAGGGGGCAGTGCCCTGAGCTGGGCCAGCCACTACCAGGACAGACTCAACTCTGACCAGAACTGCCTTAACGAGTGGGCGGCCATGGCTGACCTGGAGTCTCTGCGACCTCCCAGCACCGGGCCCGGTGG GGCTTCGGAACAGGAGCAGATGGAGCAGGAGATCCGGGCCGAGCTGTGGGAAGTGCTGGAATCCAGTGACCTGGAGAGCGTCACTTCCAAAGAG ATCCGCCAGGCCCTGGAGTCGCGTCTGGGCTGTCCCCTACAGCAGTACCGCGACTTCATCGACAACCAGATGCTGCTGCTCATGGCCCAGCAGGACCGGGCCTCACTCATCTTCCCGCACCTCTACCTG GGTTCCGAGTGGAACGCAGCCAACCTGGAGGAGCTGCAGAGAAACAG GGTCAGTCACATCTTGAACATGGCCCGAGAGATCGACAATTTCTACCCCGAGCGCTTCACCTACCACAACGTGCGTCTGTGGGACGAGGAGTCGGCGCAGCTGCTTCCACACTGGAAGGAGACACACCGCTTCGTGGAGGCTGCCAG AGCGCAGGGCACGAGGGTGCTGGTACACTGCAAGATGGGTGTGAGCCGCTCAGCGGCCACTGTGATGGCCTATGCCATGAAGCAGTATGGCTGGGGCCTGGAGCGGGCGCTGCGCCATGTGCAGGAGCTACGGCCCGTTGCGCGCCCCAACCCCGGCTTCCTGCGCCAGCTGCAGACCTACCAGGGCATCCTGACTGCCAG CCGGCAGAGTCAAGTCTGGGAGCAGAAAGTTAGCGTGGGCTCCCCGGAGCAGCCCCTAGAACCTGTGGTTTCTACGCCGTTGCCGCCTCTTCTGGCAGAATCTGGAAGCTGCGGGGAGATGGAGGTGGCACGGCCGGAGGAGGAAGTGGACGCCCCTCGAGAAGAGCCTGGGACTCGGCCCCGTATCAACCTGCGAGGGGTCATGAGGTCCATCAGCCTGCTGGAGCCTCCCGGGGAGCTGGACAATGCCCCCATGGCTGAGGACCTGCCTGAG GTTTTCTCTTCAGGTGAGGCCCCGAATGGAAACCCAGCACTCTCCGAGGCCAGTAGAGGAGGGAGACAGCGTAAGGGGCAGTGGCCTGCCCGGATGTCCCGCCAGTCCGTGGTTGCCCTAAACAACGCTGCCCTGGTAGCCAGCCGGAGCCGGGCCTTCGAGGGGCAGGAGCAGGAGACAGGGCTGGGCGCCAGGCGGGCACGGAAGGTGGTGAGACAGGCCAGCGTAGGGGGCAGCGAGGAGGAAGGGGAGGCCTGA